The genomic interval GTCAATCGCGCCCACAGGGCGACCTGTTGCTGCCCGGCGACCCTGAACAGCGGGCGTATGCGTACCGGATGGAGCATGGCATCACCGTGGACGACACCAGTTGGGGGCAATTGCAGGCGCTGGAAAAACAATACGCCTGATGATCGCTGCTGAATTCACAAGCCGAACGCGCGGGATCGGTTTCCTGGACGGACGCGCTTCTCCCTTGCGATCGCGCCATATCCTGACGTTTAACCGGCACGCAGCATGACGCGCCGAATAGCCGCCACGTGGATGGCGGCTCGGCCGGTGAAGCCGCAGCAATCACCTGATTTATCTGACGAATCGCGCGGTAGCGGTTTTCGCGGCCGCGACATCGATGTGAATAGTGCTCAACCATTAAGGAATTGATTATGCATCTGGCGCGTTTTCCCCGTTTGTCGCTGGGACATTTTCCCACGCCGTTGGAGCCGTTACCGGCGCTGTCCGCCTACCTCGGCGGCCCGACACTGTATATCAAGCGCGACGACGCCACCGGGTTGGCGACCGGCGGCAATAAAACCCGCAAGCTGGAGTTTCTGCTGGCGGAGGCGGTAGCGCAGCATGCGGATATCATTCTGACGCAGGGAGCCACCCAGTCCAACCATGTGCGGCAGACCATTGCCGGGGCGGCGCGTCTCGGGTTGCAGACGCACTATTTTTTGGAGCGGCGGGTCGATGATTTCGGTGAGGAGTACCAGCGCTCGGGCAACGTGCTGCTGGATGATTTGCTGGGTGGCGAACGGGTGGATCACCTGCCAGCGGGGGCGGATATGCCACTGGCGATGGAAGCGCACGCCGAGCAACTGCGCGCGCAGGGCCGCCGTCCGTATGTGATCCCCGGCGGCGGATCCAATGCCACGGGGGCGCTGGGATACGTGGCGGCGGCGGAAGAGCTGCTATACCAGTCGAGCCAACAACGGTTGCGTATCGACCATATCGTGCATGCTACCGGCAGCACCGGCACTCAGGCCGGGCTGGTAGCCGGGTTGGCCGCTACCCACAGCGGTATTCCGGTGCTGGGCATCAGCGTGCGAGCCCCTCGGGAGAAGCAAGAAGAGAATGTTTGGCTGTTGGC from Musicola paradisiaca NCPPB 2511 carries:
- the cuyA gene encoding D-cysteate sulfo-lyase, with protein sequence MHLARFPRLSLGHFPTPLEPLPALSAYLGGPTLYIKRDDATGLATGGNKTRKLEFLLAEAVAQHADIILTQGATQSNHVRQTIAGAARLGLQTHYFLERRVDDFGEEYQRSGNVLLDDLLGGERVDHLPAGADMPLAMEAHAEQLRAQGRRPYVIPGGGSNATGALGYVAAAEELLYQSSQQRLRIDHIVHATGSTGTQAGLVAGLAATHSGIPVLGISVRAPREKQEENVWLLAQRVWQKLALKGEVPREAVRVNSDYVGQGYGIPTAATLEALQLLARLEGILLDPVYSGKAMAGLIDLIRKGEFGKQDNVLFVHTGGAAGLFGYRQWFERQAE